One genomic region from Antedon mediterranea chromosome 3, ecAntMedi1.1, whole genome shotgun sequence encodes:
- the LOC140044844 gene encoding tRNA pseudouridine(38/39) synthase-like, whose product MMFQLYPKRCLLLFPQELLKKTRALQNQVNQLLKQVSKDGSSTSAREKNQEERSTSLQRKRCLSPQTEDNTNKKKKKKLRPFDFNKYNLRHVALRIAYLGWDYHGFASQESTENTIEAYIFDALYKTKLMEDRDTANYSRCGRTDKGVSAFSQVIALDLRTNLLEGHGVIQRPGGTASERTGDKDSEIEYVSILNRVLPQEIRVLAWAPVDTALSARFNTKNRTYKYFFPKGDLNIALMREGAKKLIGEHDFRNFCKMDVGNGVVTFMRNIRSVTIEQLDNRDDGFQLYEITINGNAFLYHQIRCIMAILFLIGKRQEKIEIIDELLDIETNPCKPQYSMAVDYPLVLYDCSFDDINWIYDRDNHQHNIQKLQQTWTELTIRSTVVKRMLDGLSDAPIQIEDTVNRSAINHIPWNEIAEPMLKQSDYLTMGKPSKVHKPLMQRQKGESLEDRIEFYAKKRKRKEEQSEEET is encoded by the exons ATGATGTTTCAGCTTTATCCAAAGAG ATGTCTGCTTCTATTTCCACAGGAATTATTAAAGAAGACGAGAGCACTCCAAAACCAAGTTAATCAACTTTTGAAACAAGTGTCCAAAGATGGCAGTAGCACATCAGCACGTGAAAAGAATCAAGAGGAACGTAGCACGTCTTTGCAGAGGAAAAGATGTTTATCTCCACAAACAGAAGACAACACaaacaaaaagaagaaaaagaaattgcGTCCTTTTGATTTCAATAA ATACAATTTAAGGCACGTAGCACTAAGGATAGCCTACCTTGGCTGGGACTACCATGGGTTTGCAAGCCAGGAAAGCACAGAAAACACAATTGAG GCATATATTTTCGATGCCCTTTACAAAACAAAACTTATGGAAGATCGAGATACAGCGAATTATTCTCGCTGTGGTCGAACTGACAAAGGAGTGAGTGCTTTCAGTCAGGTAATTGCACTTGACCTTCGAACTAATCTGTTGGAAGGTCATGGGGTCATTCAACGCCCTGGTGGAACTGCTTCCGAAAGGACAG GTGATAAGGATTCAGAGATTGAGTATGTATCAATCCTTAATCGTGTTCTGCCACAAGAGATACGTGTACTTGCCTGGGCTCCAGTTGATACAGCTCTAAGCGCAAG gTTCAATACAAAGAATAGAACGTACAAGTATTTCTTTCCAAAAGGGGACCTCAATATTGCG CTGATGAGAGAAGGTGCCAAGAAACTTATTGGGGAACATGACTTTAGAAACTTTTGTAAGATGGATGTTGGTAATGGTGTGGTAACGTTTATGAGAAATATCCGGTCAGTTACTATAGAACAACTTGACAACAG AGATGATGGTTTTCAACTATATGAGATAACTATAAATGGGAATGCATTCCTATATCATCAAATACGATGTATAATGGCCATACTCTTTCTTATTGGTAAACGTCAAGAGAAGATAgag ATAATTGATGAGTTACTTGACATCGAAACCAATCCTTGCAAACCACAATACAGTATGGCTGTAGACTACCCTCTAGTTCTCTATGATTGTTCATTTGATGATATTAATTGGATCTATGACAGAG ATAACCACCAACATAATATTCAAAAACTACAACAAACTTGGACAGAGCTAACAATAAG AAGTACTGTGGTAAAACGAATGTTAGATGGATTGAGTGATGCTCCAATTCAAATAGAGGACACAGTTAATCGTA GTGCAATAAACCATATACCATGGAATGAGATTGCTGAACCAATGTTAAAACAATCGGATTACCTAACAATGGGAAAACCATCAAAAGTACATAAACCACTCATGCAGCGACAGAAAGGAG AAAGTCTAGAAGATCGAATTGAATTTTAtgcaaagaaaagaaaaaggaAAGAAGAACAGTCAGAAGAAGAAACATAA